The Spirosoma sp. SC4-14 DNA window TCAGTCACTCACGTTCATCAATGCCCATCTGAACGCGATCGAAAACATCTGGCGCGGCAAATCGGCCGACAAGGATGGTATAGGTTTTCAGGAATATCTGCAACAGGTAGAAGGTGGGCCAGCCCTGATTGCCAACACCGAAGCCGAACTGGCCCAAATTCATCGGGCCCTGGAAGCCCTGAATGGAAAGACATCGCTAACCCAGCAGATAACGACGAATAAGTCGGCGGTTGATGCACTCTACACCGAGCTTCAGAAAAACACACGCTACTTCAAAAGTGACATGTCGTCGTTGTTAGGCATTGCTATAACCTTCAGCAGTGGCGACGGCGATTAATGTAAACGATTATGAAACGAACACTTACCTACCTTTCTCTGGCTGCCCTACTGACGCTGGCAGGTTGTAAAGACGAAAGTAATCCCTCAACGGTACCATCGACGGATGAACTCGAAAAAGCAGCACTGACCAACTATGCCAATCTGGTTTATGCCAATTATTCGGATGCTTACGACGGAGCCAAAGCCATGAGCGATAAAATTAATGCCTTTCTGGCTGCACCATCGGCGGCTGGGCTGGATGCGGCCCGGCAGGCCTGGCGCGATGCTCGTGTGCCTTATGGCCAAACGGAAGCATTCCGGTTTTATGGTGGACCTATCGATGGCGACAATGGACCGGAAAGCTATATCAACGGCTGGCCGCTCGACGAATCGTATATCGATTATGTGAAAGGCAGCCCTACGGCTGGTATCATCAACGATCCTGCGACCTATCCGACCATTACGAAGCAGTTGCTGATCGATCTGAACGAGAAAGACTCCGAAACGCACCTGAGCACTGGCTGGCATGCCATCGAATTTCTGCTGTGGGGGCAGGATTTTAACGCCAATGGCCCTGGCGACCGTTCGTATACCGACTACACCACAGCTACCAATGCAACCCGGCGGGGCGAGTACCTGAAAGCCGTTACTGAACTCTTGCTCGATCAGTTGGGCGAAGTAAGGGACGCCTGGCAAACCGATGCTGCCTATCGGAAAGAGTTTACCACAACGGGCGATACGAAAACCATGCTGTCGAATATGTTTCGGGGCATTGCTGCACTGAGTAAAGGAGAACTGGCAGGTGAGCGTCTGGCCGTAGCCCTGGCCAGCCACGACCAGGAAGATGAGCATTCCTGCTTCAGCGACAACACGCACGTGGATATTGCCATGAATTTTAAAGGCATTCAGAATGTGTATATGGGTACCTACGCCCGCACCGATGGCACCGTAATCAAAGGAACTGGTCTGGCCGACATTGTGGCGCAGGTGAGTGCGCAAAAAAATCAGGCTGTTCTGAATGCGTTCGGCAGTACGCAAACCAGCGTCGACAAAATTGTGGCGAATGCGCCATTTGATCAGGAGATTCTGACCGATGCGGGTGGCTACATTGCCGCTACCATTGATGGCCTGCGGACATTGAGCGATCGGATTGTAGATGCTGCATTCTCGCTGGGTATTCAGGTGAACGGAAATACCGAATAGACTAATTTTTTATAGAGCGCGGTGCGAAGTGTAGTCTATCCGGGCTTCGTTTCGTACTGCGTTCTGTCAGTATAATGAAACCAATTTTAACCGTAACGAGTATACTCTTTTTCCTGACCATAGCGGGCTGGTCGTGTCAGCGCGATGTGGATGCCCTGAGCGATATTCGGGAAGCTGGCGAAGAATTGAGTGGTGGAGCTGCCACCACAAGCGACCTCTCCGAAAATGCGTTCGGCAATCAGGCCGACGGTGTTACGTCCGACCAGGAAAATCAGTTTGTCATCGGAAATTCGTTCTTTCGAAATAACTGGACCATTGCGCCAGCTTCGGCTTCGGCCCGCGATGGCCTGGGGCCAATGATGAATGCTGTTTCGTGCAGTACCTGCCACCTCCGCGATGGACGGGGAGAGCCTCCCGCCGATCTGTCGGATGGCGATTTAAAAGGGTTGTTGTTCCGGTTAAGTATTCCGGGGCAAACAGCCGAAGGTGGCCCTGTACCCGAGCCTAATTATGGTGGTCAATTCAATCCATCGGCTATTCCGGGCGTAACGGCCGAAGGAACCGTAGCCGTTACGTATGTTGAGCAGCCCGGAACGTATGCCGACGGCACCGCTTACTCATTACGGAAGCCTGTCTATCAGTTTCATGATTTAGGGTATGGAGCCATGCAGGCTAACAC harbors:
- a CDS encoding imelysin family protein — translated: MKRTLTYLSLAALLTLAGCKDESNPSTVPSTDELEKAALTNYANLVYANYSDAYDGAKAMSDKINAFLAAPSAAGLDAARQAWRDARVPYGQTEAFRFYGGPIDGDNGPESYINGWPLDESYIDYVKGSPTAGIINDPATYPTITKQLLIDLNEKDSETHLSTGWHAIEFLLWGQDFNANGPGDRSYTDYTTATNATRRGEYLKAVTELLLDQLGEVRDAWQTDAAYRKEFTTTGDTKTMLSNMFRGIAALSKGELAGERLAVALASHDQEDEHSCFSDNTHVDIAMNFKGIQNVYMGTYARTDGTVIKGTGLADIVAQVSAQKNQAVLNAFGSTQTSVDKIVANAPFDQEILTDAGGYIAATIDGLRTLSDRIVDAAFSLGIQVNGNTE